From Roseibium alexandrii DFL-11, the proteins below share one genomic window:
- a CDS encoding AEC family transporter, producing the protein MQMIFFALAPVILVIASGYLLARANLISGEQWVGVERLAYFVLFPAVLFRTIALADFSSVPTFDMGAALLSAIVTLAVALLAARTLIEKIWGIPAVRFTSIFQGSLRWNAMIALALAANIGGQTALAMLAVAMVFMIPILNGASIVVLSWYASGTTPNFSKILKDLFTNPFILSIFAGVLMNISGLTMPAIVDDTLEIFAQAALPIGIICVGAGLDLSSLRRPGPALTMGTFLRPVFMPLLAFLFANLYGVTGQALTVIIIASAVPCASNSYLLARQLGGDAKLMAEIITLQTLAATVTIPLALLLFT; encoded by the coding sequence ATGCAAATGATTTTCTTTGCCCTCGCCCCGGTCATCCTCGTGATTGCCTCAGGATACCTGCTCGCCCGCGCCAATCTGATCAGCGGCGAACAATGGGTGGGCGTCGAACGTCTTGCCTACTTCGTACTGTTTCCGGCCGTTCTGTTTCGCACGATCGCTTTGGCCGACTTTTCAAGCGTCCCAACCTTCGACATGGGCGCTGCTCTCCTGTCCGCGATTGTCACGCTCGCTGTAGCGCTGCTTGCCGCCCGAACTTTAATCGAGAAGATCTGGGGCATTCCGGCTGTCCGCTTCACGTCCATCTTTCAGGGCTCTTTACGCTGGAACGCCATGATCGCTCTTGCCCTTGCAGCCAACATCGGCGGCCAAACGGCACTCGCAATGCTGGCGGTGGCGATGGTGTTCATGATCCCGATCCTGAACGGTGCAAGCATTGTTGTCCTGTCGTGGTATGCCAGCGGAACCACACCGAATTTTTCAAAGATCCTCAAAGACCTTTTCACCAATCCTTTCATACTGTCGATCTTTGCCGGTGTCTTGATGAACATCAGCGGTCTGACCATGCCGGCAATCGTTGATGATACGCTGGAAATCTTCGCGCAGGCGGCCCTGCCGATCGGCATCATCTGCGTTGGAGCGGGGCTCGACTTAAGCTCCCTGCGCCGTCCGGGCCCCGCGCTCACCATGGGCACCTTCCTGCGGCCGGTCTTCATGCCGCTGCTCGCCTTCCTGTTTGCGAATCTCTACGGCGTCACCGGCCAGGCGCTCACCGTTATCATCATCGCCTCAGCCGTGCCCTGCGCAAGCAACTCTTACCTGCTCGCCCGCCAACTTGGCGGGGATGCAAAGCTGATGGCCGAGATCATCACGCTGCAGACCCTCGCTGCGACCGTGACCATCCCGCTAGCACTGTTGCTTTTCACCTAG
- the ruvX gene encoding Holliday junction resolvase RuvX, with the protein MANDPTLSLEDFIAAVPDRTRLIGLDLGTKTIGLALSDLGRGIASPMETIRRKKFTLDAEQLLKICNEQGVGGLVLGLPLNMDGTEGPRVQATRAFTRNLAPKTDLPMTFWDERLSTAAVTRTLLEADSSRAKRAEVVDKMAAAYILQGFLDRLGFMGLET; encoded by the coding sequence ATGGCTAACGACCCCACCCTTTCGCTGGAAGACTTCATTGCTGCGGTCCCGGACCGCACACGGCTCATCGGCCTCGACCTCGGAACGAAAACCATTGGCCTTGCGCTTTCCGATCTCGGTCGTGGCATTGCAAGCCCGATGGAGACAATCCGGCGCAAAAAATTCACACTGGACGCCGAGCAGCTCTTGAAAATTTGCAACGAACAGGGTGTCGGGGGGCTCGTGCTCGGCCTTCCGCTCAACATGGACGGTACAGAAGGTCCGCGCGTGCAAGCCACACGGGCCTTTACACGGAACCTCGCGCCCAAGACCGATCTACCGATGACCTTCTGGGACGAGCGCCTCTCGACGGCCGCCGTGACGCGAACACTTCTCGAAGCGGACTCGAGCCGGGCAAAACGCGCCGAAGTCGTCGACAAGATGGCCGCCGCGTACATCCTGCAAGGCTTTCTCGACCGGCTCGGCTTCATGGGTCTCGAAACCTGA